In Juglans regia cultivar Chandler chromosome 13, Walnut 2.0, whole genome shotgun sequence, the following proteins share a genomic window:
- the LOC109009321 gene encoding uncharacterized protein LOC109009321 isoform X3, producing the protein MGKNVLILSLTLLVLFGGVSSATTSSPATEIISGFFSNAVSVFMKWLWSLKATTKTAISGRPMVKFESGYTVETVFDGSKLGVEPYTVEVLPSGELLILDSANSNIYRISASLSLYSRPKLVAGSPEGYSGHVDGRPREARLNQPKGFTVDDRGNVYIADTMNMAIRKISDAGVTTIAGGKWGRGGGHVDGPSEDAKFSDDFDVVYVGSSCSLLVIDRGNQAIREIQLHFDDCAYQYGNGFPLGIAILVGAGFFGYMLALLQRRVGTIVSIHNDATEKSIPPSPYQKPLKSVRPPLIPTEDEPEKQEEGFFGSIGKLLVNTGVSVVEILGGIFPGFRKKPITYQYQSQQQQQKHSNAWPMQESFVIPDEDEPPSIDTRTPTPRKTYPFMSKDAEKMHQLRQSRVFSNGWDSDLQQQHQQHQQKQQHHHRHHSSIPYTYYEQSCEKTNEIVFGAVQEQDGKREAVVIKPVNYGDPMFDHHNINSRINSMGYRHGY; encoded by the exons ATGGGCAAGAATGTGTTGATTTTGAGTCTTACTCTTTTGGTTCTGTTTGGAGGTGTCTCATCAGCTACTACTTCTTCTCCTGCAA CAGAGATTATTAGTGGGTTTTTCTCAAATGCGGTGTCTGTGTTTATGAAATGGTTGTGGTCACTCAAAGCAACAACCAAAACAG CGATTTCTGGTCGTCCGATGGTGAAGTTCGAGAGTGGGTATACCGTGGAGACGGTGTTTGACGGAAGCAAGCTTGGAGTTGAGCCTTACACTGTTGAGGTGTTGCCTAGTGGAGAACTTTTGATTCTGGATTCTGCCAATAGTAATATCTACAGAATATCTGCCTCTCTTTCTCTAT ACAGCAGACCAAAGCTGGTTGCAGGATCACCTGAAGGTTATTCTGGACATGTAGATGGAAGACCCAGAGAGGCAAGGTTGAACCAGCCAAAGGGCTTCACAGTTGATGACAGAGGAAACGTTTATATTGCAGACACTATGAACATGGCTATTAGGAAGATAAGTGATGCGG GAGTTACAACAATTGCGGGAGGAAAATGGGGCCGTGGAGGGGGTCATGTTGATGGACCGAGTGAAGATGCAAAATTTTCTGATGACTTTGATGTGGTTTACGTTGGAAGCAGTTGCTCCCTACTTGTCATTGACAGAGGAAACCAGGCTATCAGGGAGATCCAACTCCATTTCGATGATTGTGCTTATCAATATGGAAATGGTTTTCCTCTTG GAATTGCAATACTTGTTGGGGCTGGCTTCTTTGGTTACATGCTTGCATTGCTGCAACGTAGAGTGGGTACAATTGTGTCAATCCATAAT GATGCAACAGAGAAGAGCATTCCACCAAGTCCATATCAGAAGCCTCTAAAGTCAGTCAGGCCACCATTAATCCCAACAGAAGATGAGCCAGAGAAACAAGAAGAAGGCTTCTTTGGATCTATTGGAAAGCTTCTTGTCAACACAGGGGTGTCAGTAGTGGAGATTCTAGGAGGAATATTTCCGGGGTTTAGAAAGAAGCCAATAACCTATCAATATCAAAGCCAACAGCAGCAACAAAAGCACTCAAATGCTTGGCCCATGCAAGAGAGCTTTGTAATACCTGATGAAGATGAACCCCCTTCAATTGACACCAGAACTCCCACTCCGCGTAAAACCTACCCTTTCATGTCCAAGGATGCAGAAAAGATGCACCAATTGCGGCAAAGCCGAGTTTTCTCTAATGGGTGGGATAGTGATCTTCAGCAGCAGCACCAGCAGCACCAGCAGAAACAGCAGCATCATCATAGGCATCATTCATCCATCCCATACACTTACTATGAGCAGAGCTGTGAGAAAACCAATGAGATTGTCTTTGGGGCAGTTCAGGAGCAGGATGGAAAACGTGAAGCTGTGGTGATAAAGCCAGTCAATTATGGAGATCCCATGTTTGATCATCACAATATTAACTCTCGAATTAATTCTATGGGCTATCGACATGGCTATTGA
- the LOC109009320 gene encoding uncharacterized protein LOC109009320 isoform X1, with amino-acid sequence MHYTLRKPHTIKCAIMASALALFFIFNLASFHALADFVLEDGYTVSTVIDGHKLRMNPHSVLPRSGSSDLVVLDSANSVFYTISFPPSQESVVRLLSGDGVRGYLDGKLSSARFNKPRSFAIDLKGNVYVADFNNGRTIRKISDSGVTTIAGGYSEKAGHADGPAQNASFSDDLEISFIPELCALLISDHGNQLVRHISLKAEDCARGSNAAMGAVSTWLLGLGLSCLLGLIVGIAVRPYIIPSEGSRPLLLSETWKHRLILLGKPVLILCFDIKSAAASSPHYALLRRLFWLSLSHISLMFRINKVKPLVLHKETISLIDSDDTSSCKITKSEMYDEQLRDLITLDRSLELLNMADLNHNYDSKEGSTVLSSRSGRIDTMIQDNIMGLEHLAKETTPMDGSLVAATSGLVKRK; translated from the exons ATGCACTACACTCTGAGGAAACCACACACAATCAAGTGCGCGATCATGGCGTCTGCGCTCgctctcttcttcatcttcaatctCGCTTCGTTTCACG CTCTGGCCGACTTCGTTCTCGAGGACGGGTACACGGTGAGTACAGTGATCGACGGCCACAAGCTTCGCATGAATCCACACTCGGTTCTCCCTCGATCTGGTTCGTCGGACCTCGTAGTGCTCGATTCTGCCAATAGTGTCTTCTACACCATATCTTTTCCCCCATCCCAAG AGAGTGTGGTGAGACTTTTATCTGGAGACGGTGTTCGCGGGTATTTGGACGGGAAATTGAGTTCGGCCCGGTTCAATAAGCCTCGGAGCTTTGCGATCGATCTTAAAGGGAATGTTTATGTCGCTGATTTTAATAATGGCCGTACCATTCGAAAGATTAGCGACTCAG GTGTGACAACAATTGCTGGAGGATATTCAGAGAAAGCAGGCCATGCGGATGGACCTGCACAGAATGCATCCTTCTCAGATGATCTTGAGATATCTTTTATTCCTGAATTATGTGCCTTGCTAATTTCAGATCATGGGAATCAACTGGTCCGCCATATTAGTCTCAAGGCAGAGGATTGTGCTCGGGGTTCTAATGCTG caATGGGAGCAGTTTCAACATGGCTTCTGGGATTAGGACTTTCATGTTTACTTGGCTTAATTGTTGGGATTGCAGTTCGCCCTTATATCATTCCTAGT GAAGGCTCCAGGCCCCTCCTTTTGAGCGAGACATGGAAACATCGCCTAATCCTTCTGGGGAAACCAGTACTGATACTCTGCTTCGACATCAAAAGCGCAGCTGCTAGCTCCCCACACTATGCACTCTTGAGGAGACTCTTTTGGTTGAGCCTCTCTCACATATCTCTTATGTTTAGAATTAATAAAGTAAAACCTCTAGTCTTGCACAAGGAAACTATATCTTTGATCGATTCTGATGACACAAGTAGTTGTAAGATAACAAAGTCAGAGATGTATGATGAGCAATTGAGGGATCTGATAACTCTTGATAGAAGTCTGGAGTTGTTAAATATGGCCGACCTCAACCACAATTATGATAGCAAGGAGGGAAGTACCGTTTTGTCCAGCCGCAGTGGAAGGATCGATACTATGATACAGGATAACATCATGGGTCTTGAGCATCTGGCTAAAGAGACAACTCCAATGGACGGTTCTTTGGTGGCCGCCACTTCAGGTTTGGTTAAGCGGAAATGA
- the LOC109009321 gene encoding uncharacterized protein LOC109009321 isoform X1, with the protein MGKNVLILSLTLLVLFGGVSSATTSSPATEIISGFFSNAVSVFMKWLWSLKATTKTAISGRPMVKFESGYTVETVFDGSKLGVEPYTVEVLPSGELLILDSANSNIYRISASLSLYSRPKLVAGSPEGYSGHVDGRPREARLNQPKGFTVDDRGNVYIADTMNMAIRKISDAGVTTIAGGKWGRGGGHVDGPSEDAKFSDDFDVVYVGSSCSLLVIDRGNQAIREIQLHFDDCAYQYGNGFPLGIAILVGAGFFGYMLALLQRRVGTIVSIHNDQDATEKSIPPSPYQKPLKSVRPPLIPTEDEPEKQEEGFFGSIGKLLVNTGVSVVEILGGIFPGFRKKPITYQYQSQQQQQKHSNAWPMQESFVIPDEDEPPSIDTRTPTPRKTYPFMSKDAEKMHQLRQSRVFSNGWDSDLQQQHQQHQQKQQHHHRHHSSIPYTYYEQSCEKTNEIVFGAVQEQDGKREAVVIKPVNYGDPMFDHHNINSRINSMGYRHGY; encoded by the exons ATGGGCAAGAATGTGTTGATTTTGAGTCTTACTCTTTTGGTTCTGTTTGGAGGTGTCTCATCAGCTACTACTTCTTCTCCTGCAA CAGAGATTATTAGTGGGTTTTTCTCAAATGCGGTGTCTGTGTTTATGAAATGGTTGTGGTCACTCAAAGCAACAACCAAAACAG CGATTTCTGGTCGTCCGATGGTGAAGTTCGAGAGTGGGTATACCGTGGAGACGGTGTTTGACGGAAGCAAGCTTGGAGTTGAGCCTTACACTGTTGAGGTGTTGCCTAGTGGAGAACTTTTGATTCTGGATTCTGCCAATAGTAATATCTACAGAATATCTGCCTCTCTTTCTCTAT ACAGCAGACCAAAGCTGGTTGCAGGATCACCTGAAGGTTATTCTGGACATGTAGATGGAAGACCCAGAGAGGCAAGGTTGAACCAGCCAAAGGGCTTCACAGTTGATGACAGAGGAAACGTTTATATTGCAGACACTATGAACATGGCTATTAGGAAGATAAGTGATGCGG GAGTTACAACAATTGCGGGAGGAAAATGGGGCCGTGGAGGGGGTCATGTTGATGGACCGAGTGAAGATGCAAAATTTTCTGATGACTTTGATGTGGTTTACGTTGGAAGCAGTTGCTCCCTACTTGTCATTGACAGAGGAAACCAGGCTATCAGGGAGATCCAACTCCATTTCGATGATTGTGCTTATCAATATGGAAATGGTTTTCCTCTTG GAATTGCAATACTTGTTGGGGCTGGCTTCTTTGGTTACATGCTTGCATTGCTGCAACGTAGAGTGGGTACAATTGTGTCAATCCATAAT GATCAGGATGCAACAGAGAAGAGCATTCCACCAAGTCCATATCAGAAGCCTCTAAAGTCAGTCAGGCCACCATTAATCCCAACAGAAGATGAGCCAGAGAAACAAGAAGAAGGCTTCTTTGGATCTATTGGAAAGCTTCTTGTCAACACAGGGGTGTCAGTAGTGGAGATTCTAGGAGGAATATTTCCGGGGTTTAGAAAGAAGCCAATAACCTATCAATATCAAAGCCAACAGCAGCAACAAAAGCACTCAAATGCTTGGCCCATGCAAGAGAGCTTTGTAATACCTGATGAAGATGAACCCCCTTCAATTGACACCAGAACTCCCACTCCGCGTAAAACCTACCCTTTCATGTCCAAGGATGCAGAAAAGATGCACCAATTGCGGCAAAGCCGAGTTTTCTCTAATGGGTGGGATAGTGATCTTCAGCAGCAGCACCAGCAGCACCAGCAGAAACAGCAGCATCATCATAGGCATCATTCATCCATCCCATACACTTACTATGAGCAGAGCTGTGAGAAAACCAATGAGATTGTCTTTGGGGCAGTTCAGGAGCAGGATGGAAAACGTGAAGCTGTGGTGATAAAGCCAGTCAATTATGGAGATCCCATGTTTGATCATCACAATATTAACTCTCGAATTAATTCTATGGGCTATCGACATGGCTATTGA
- the LOC109009321 gene encoding uncharacterized protein LOC109009321 isoform X4 has protein sequence MGKNVLILSLTLLVLFGGVSSATTSSPAKIISGFFSNAVSVFMKWLWSLKATTKTAISGRPMVKFESGYTVETVFDGSKLGVEPYTVEVLPSGELLILDSANSNIYRISASLSLYSRPKLVAGSPEGYSGHVDGRPREARLNQPKGFTVDDRGNVYIADTMNMAIRKISDAGVTTIAGGKWGRGGGHVDGPSEDAKFSDDFDVVYVGSSCSLLVIDRGNQAIREIQLHFDDCAYQYGNGFPLGIAILVGAGFFGYMLALLQRRVGTIVSIHNDATEKSIPPSPYQKPLKSVRPPLIPTEDEPEKQEEGFFGSIGKLLVNTGVSVVEILGGIFPGFRKKPITYQYQSQQQQQKHSNAWPMQESFVIPDEDEPPSIDTRTPTPRKTYPFMSKDAEKMHQLRQSRVFSNGWDSDLQQQHQQHQQKQQHHHRHHSSIPYTYYEQSCEKTNEIVFGAVQEQDGKREAVVIKPVNYGDPMFDHHNINSRINSMGYRHGY, from the exons ATGGGCAAGAATGTGTTGATTTTGAGTCTTACTCTTTTGGTTCTGTTTGGAGGTGTCTCATCAGCTACTACTTCTTCTCCTGCAA AGATTATTAGTGGGTTTTTCTCAAATGCGGTGTCTGTGTTTATGAAATGGTTGTGGTCACTCAAAGCAACAACCAAAACAG CGATTTCTGGTCGTCCGATGGTGAAGTTCGAGAGTGGGTATACCGTGGAGACGGTGTTTGACGGAAGCAAGCTTGGAGTTGAGCCTTACACTGTTGAGGTGTTGCCTAGTGGAGAACTTTTGATTCTGGATTCTGCCAATAGTAATATCTACAGAATATCTGCCTCTCTTTCTCTAT ACAGCAGACCAAAGCTGGTTGCAGGATCACCTGAAGGTTATTCTGGACATGTAGATGGAAGACCCAGAGAGGCAAGGTTGAACCAGCCAAAGGGCTTCACAGTTGATGACAGAGGAAACGTTTATATTGCAGACACTATGAACATGGCTATTAGGAAGATAAGTGATGCGG GAGTTACAACAATTGCGGGAGGAAAATGGGGCCGTGGAGGGGGTCATGTTGATGGACCGAGTGAAGATGCAAAATTTTCTGATGACTTTGATGTGGTTTACGTTGGAAGCAGTTGCTCCCTACTTGTCATTGACAGAGGAAACCAGGCTATCAGGGAGATCCAACTCCATTTCGATGATTGTGCTTATCAATATGGAAATGGTTTTCCTCTTG GAATTGCAATACTTGTTGGGGCTGGCTTCTTTGGTTACATGCTTGCATTGCTGCAACGTAGAGTGGGTACAATTGTGTCAATCCATAAT GATGCAACAGAGAAGAGCATTCCACCAAGTCCATATCAGAAGCCTCTAAAGTCAGTCAGGCCACCATTAATCCCAACAGAAGATGAGCCAGAGAAACAAGAAGAAGGCTTCTTTGGATCTATTGGAAAGCTTCTTGTCAACACAGGGGTGTCAGTAGTGGAGATTCTAGGAGGAATATTTCCGGGGTTTAGAAAGAAGCCAATAACCTATCAATATCAAAGCCAACAGCAGCAACAAAAGCACTCAAATGCTTGGCCCATGCAAGAGAGCTTTGTAATACCTGATGAAGATGAACCCCCTTCAATTGACACCAGAACTCCCACTCCGCGTAAAACCTACCCTTTCATGTCCAAGGATGCAGAAAAGATGCACCAATTGCGGCAAAGCCGAGTTTTCTCTAATGGGTGGGATAGTGATCTTCAGCAGCAGCACCAGCAGCACCAGCAGAAACAGCAGCATCATCATAGGCATCATTCATCCATCCCATACACTTACTATGAGCAGAGCTGTGAGAAAACCAATGAGATTGTCTTTGGGGCAGTTCAGGAGCAGGATGGAAAACGTGAAGCTGTGGTGATAAAGCCAGTCAATTATGGAGATCCCATGTTTGATCATCACAATATTAACTCTCGAATTAATTCTATGGGCTATCGACATGGCTATTGA
- the LOC109009321 gene encoding uncharacterized protein LOC109009321 isoform X2: MGKNVLILSLTLLVLFGGVSSATTSSPAKIISGFFSNAVSVFMKWLWSLKATTKTAISGRPMVKFESGYTVETVFDGSKLGVEPYTVEVLPSGELLILDSANSNIYRISASLSLYSRPKLVAGSPEGYSGHVDGRPREARLNQPKGFTVDDRGNVYIADTMNMAIRKISDAGVTTIAGGKWGRGGGHVDGPSEDAKFSDDFDVVYVGSSCSLLVIDRGNQAIREIQLHFDDCAYQYGNGFPLGIAILVGAGFFGYMLALLQRRVGTIVSIHNDQDATEKSIPPSPYQKPLKSVRPPLIPTEDEPEKQEEGFFGSIGKLLVNTGVSVVEILGGIFPGFRKKPITYQYQSQQQQQKHSNAWPMQESFVIPDEDEPPSIDTRTPTPRKTYPFMSKDAEKMHQLRQSRVFSNGWDSDLQQQHQQHQQKQQHHHRHHSSIPYTYYEQSCEKTNEIVFGAVQEQDGKREAVVIKPVNYGDPMFDHHNINSRINSMGYRHGY, from the exons ATGGGCAAGAATGTGTTGATTTTGAGTCTTACTCTTTTGGTTCTGTTTGGAGGTGTCTCATCAGCTACTACTTCTTCTCCTGCAA AGATTATTAGTGGGTTTTTCTCAAATGCGGTGTCTGTGTTTATGAAATGGTTGTGGTCACTCAAAGCAACAACCAAAACAG CGATTTCTGGTCGTCCGATGGTGAAGTTCGAGAGTGGGTATACCGTGGAGACGGTGTTTGACGGAAGCAAGCTTGGAGTTGAGCCTTACACTGTTGAGGTGTTGCCTAGTGGAGAACTTTTGATTCTGGATTCTGCCAATAGTAATATCTACAGAATATCTGCCTCTCTTTCTCTAT ACAGCAGACCAAAGCTGGTTGCAGGATCACCTGAAGGTTATTCTGGACATGTAGATGGAAGACCCAGAGAGGCAAGGTTGAACCAGCCAAAGGGCTTCACAGTTGATGACAGAGGAAACGTTTATATTGCAGACACTATGAACATGGCTATTAGGAAGATAAGTGATGCGG GAGTTACAACAATTGCGGGAGGAAAATGGGGCCGTGGAGGGGGTCATGTTGATGGACCGAGTGAAGATGCAAAATTTTCTGATGACTTTGATGTGGTTTACGTTGGAAGCAGTTGCTCCCTACTTGTCATTGACAGAGGAAACCAGGCTATCAGGGAGATCCAACTCCATTTCGATGATTGTGCTTATCAATATGGAAATGGTTTTCCTCTTG GAATTGCAATACTTGTTGGGGCTGGCTTCTTTGGTTACATGCTTGCATTGCTGCAACGTAGAGTGGGTACAATTGTGTCAATCCATAAT GATCAGGATGCAACAGAGAAGAGCATTCCACCAAGTCCATATCAGAAGCCTCTAAAGTCAGTCAGGCCACCATTAATCCCAACAGAAGATGAGCCAGAGAAACAAGAAGAAGGCTTCTTTGGATCTATTGGAAAGCTTCTTGTCAACACAGGGGTGTCAGTAGTGGAGATTCTAGGAGGAATATTTCCGGGGTTTAGAAAGAAGCCAATAACCTATCAATATCAAAGCCAACAGCAGCAACAAAAGCACTCAAATGCTTGGCCCATGCAAGAGAGCTTTGTAATACCTGATGAAGATGAACCCCCTTCAATTGACACCAGAACTCCCACTCCGCGTAAAACCTACCCTTTCATGTCCAAGGATGCAGAAAAGATGCACCAATTGCGGCAAAGCCGAGTTTTCTCTAATGGGTGGGATAGTGATCTTCAGCAGCAGCACCAGCAGCACCAGCAGAAACAGCAGCATCATCATAGGCATCATTCATCCATCCCATACACTTACTATGAGCAGAGCTGTGAGAAAACCAATGAGATTGTCTTTGGGGCAGTTCAGGAGCAGGATGGAAAACGTGAAGCTGTGGTGATAAAGCCAGTCAATTATGGAGATCCCATGTTTGATCATCACAATATTAACTCTCGAATTAATTCTATGGGCTATCGACATGGCTATTGA
- the LOC109009320 gene encoding uncharacterized protein LOC109009320 isoform X2 translates to MHYTLRKPHTIKCAIMASALALFFIFNLASFHALADFVLEDGYTVSTVIDGHKLRMNPHSVLPRSGSSDLVVLDSANSVFYTISFPPSQESVVRLLSGDGVRGYLDGKLSSARFNKPRSFAIDLKGNVYVADFNNGRTIRKISDSGVTTIAGGYSEKAGHADGPAQNASFSDDLEISFIPELCALLISDHGNQLVRHISLKAEDCARGSNAAMGAVSTWLLGLGLSCLLGLIVGIAVRPYIIPSTGRLQAPPFERDMETSPNPSGETSTDTLLRHQKRSC, encoded by the exons ATGCACTACACTCTGAGGAAACCACACACAATCAAGTGCGCGATCATGGCGTCTGCGCTCgctctcttcttcatcttcaatctCGCTTCGTTTCACG CTCTGGCCGACTTCGTTCTCGAGGACGGGTACACGGTGAGTACAGTGATCGACGGCCACAAGCTTCGCATGAATCCACACTCGGTTCTCCCTCGATCTGGTTCGTCGGACCTCGTAGTGCTCGATTCTGCCAATAGTGTCTTCTACACCATATCTTTTCCCCCATCCCAAG AGAGTGTGGTGAGACTTTTATCTGGAGACGGTGTTCGCGGGTATTTGGACGGGAAATTGAGTTCGGCCCGGTTCAATAAGCCTCGGAGCTTTGCGATCGATCTTAAAGGGAATGTTTATGTCGCTGATTTTAATAATGGCCGTACCATTCGAAAGATTAGCGACTCAG GTGTGACAACAATTGCTGGAGGATATTCAGAGAAAGCAGGCCATGCGGATGGACCTGCACAGAATGCATCCTTCTCAGATGATCTTGAGATATCTTTTATTCCTGAATTATGTGCCTTGCTAATTTCAGATCATGGGAATCAACTGGTCCGCCATATTAGTCTCAAGGCAGAGGATTGTGCTCGGGGTTCTAATGCTG caATGGGAGCAGTTTCAACATGGCTTCTGGGATTAGGACTTTCATGTTTACTTGGCTTAATTGTTGGGATTGCAGTTCGCCCTTATATCATTCCTAGT ACAGGAAGGCTCCAGGCCCCTCCTTTTGAGCGAGACATGGAAACATCGCCTAATCCTTCTGGGGAAACCAGTACTGATACTCTGCTTCGACATCAAAAGCGCAGCTGCTAG